In one window of Leptospira sp. WS92.C1 DNA:
- a CDS encoding NUDIX hydrolase, producing the protein MKFCSSCGGNISRKIPEGDNRPRYICDVCGTIHYQNPKVVVGSIPVWEEKILLCKRAIEPRKGFWTLPAGFLENRETVEEGAARETREEANAEIKIIGLQSVYSIPHISQVYMFFLAELVDGKFSESPESEEVRLFDVDKIPWEELSFASVQYALRQYVNSPIKNSIHLGSTRDRKSPPKES; encoded by the coding sequence ATGAAATTCTGTAGTTCTTGCGGCGGAAACATTTCTCGTAAAATTCCGGAAGGAGACAATCGTCCGAGATATATCTGCGACGTCTGCGGAACGATTCACTATCAAAATCCGAAGGTAGTCGTGGGAAGTATTCCAGTTTGGGAAGAAAAGATTTTACTCTGCAAACGCGCGATCGAACCTAGAAAAGGGTTCTGGACCTTGCCCGCGGGTTTTCTCGAAAATAGGGAAACGGTGGAAGAAGGTGCGGCTCGCGAAACCAGAGAAGAAGCGAATGCTGAGATCAAAATCATCGGACTTCAGAGTGTTTACAGTATTCCTCATATCAGTCAGGTTTACATGTTCTTTTTGGCAGAACTTGTGGACGGCAAATTCTCGGAAAGTCCGGAATCCGAAGAAGTAAGACTTTTTGACGTGGATAAAATTCCATGGGAAGAACTTTCCTTTGCATCCGTACAGTACGCTCTCAGACAGTATGTGAATTCTCCGATCAAAAATTCCATACATCTCGGGAGCACTCGAGATCGCAAATCGCCTCCAAAAGAATCCTAA
- a CDS encoding carbon starvation protein A, which translates to MLPFIAVLACFLVYFLGYKFYSGYISKSIFELKESTNDTPAHKLNDGVDYLPTKPIVLFGHHYASIAGLAPVLGPAVAVIWGWLPAMIWVVFGSIFVGCVHDFGALVVSVRNQGKSIGQVAEDLLGHRARSLFHTIIFFLVALAMGVFVLVLAEMFSADPRTGLGHKIPIVSETEKNPPNVVDSKNPKDPIDSSNPAKEVHDHPGEIRTEEKPSIRLRSHFPEAVIPSAVILFLAIIVGYLHHKKGTNLTPLTIISVFATLVSMALGMQESVLSWTGLNHVETSPSTGSWKYILLFYAFLASVTPIWLLLQSRDYINSFLLYLGIILIYLGFFTGAIFQNFPSFNAEAIRTGSIGLDLIPFVFITIACGAVSGFHALVSSGTTAKQLDKEVDARPIGYGGMIGESLLGLSAVIACTIGFSSAGEWSGFYRSWSGIQGLAPQVGAYIYGTGRFLAQLGIPEQFGQGFIALIVISFALTSLDSATRLLRYNIEEIAESTRISWVRNLIGNRYVSSLIACAAIGMFAFMEIEQDGKKKPAGLALWKLFGTTNQLLAGLALLVITIFLLKSKKKIKVAFLPMLFVLTVTLWAMIQNFFDFLIGPSPNLLLAGVGSTLIILTLWLLVEATLTWNRIRKV; encoded by the coding sequence ATGCTTCCTTTCATCGCAGTTCTTGCTTGTTTTCTCGTTTATTTTCTGGGATATAAATTTTACTCGGGCTATATTTCCAAATCGATCTTTGAACTGAAGGAAAGCACAAACGACACACCGGCCCATAAACTCAACGACGGGGTGGATTACCTTCCCACAAAACCAATCGTTCTTTTCGGACATCATTATGCTTCCATTGCCGGATTGGCTCCCGTACTAGGACCGGCGGTCGCAGTCATTTGGGGTTGGCTTCCTGCGATGATTTGGGTGGTTTTCGGAAGTATTTTTGTGGGCTGCGTTCATGATTTCGGAGCGCTTGTTGTTTCGGTTCGAAACCAAGGAAAAAGTATAGGACAGGTTGCGGAAGATCTTTTGGGTCATAGAGCCAGAAGTCTATTTCACACGATCATATTCTTCCTGGTCGCTTTAGCGATGGGAGTTTTTGTATTGGTTCTTGCGGAAATGTTTTCCGCAGATCCCAGAACAGGTCTTGGTCACAAGATCCCGATCGTTTCCGAAACGGAGAAGAATCCGCCTAACGTTGTAGATTCCAAAAATCCGAAAGATCCGATCGACTCCTCCAATCCGGCAAAAGAAGTTCACGATCATCCCGGCGAGATCAGAACCGAAGAAAAACCTTCGATTCGTCTCAGAAGTCATTTTCCGGAAGCGGTGATTCCGTCCGCGGTGATTTTATTTCTCGCAATCATAGTCGGTTATCTACATCATAAAAAAGGGACAAATCTCACGCCTTTGACGATCATCAGCGTCTTTGCAACGTTAGTCTCCATGGCTTTGGGAATGCAGGAATCCGTTCTTTCCTGGACGGGACTCAATCACGTGGAAACTTCCCCTTCGACTGGAAGTTGGAAATACATTTTACTCTTCTACGCATTTTTAGCATCGGTGACTCCGATCTGGTTATTGCTTCAGAGCAGGGACTATATCAATTCGTTCTTGTTGTATTTGGGAATCATTCTGATCTATCTCGGTTTTTTCACGGGAGCGATCTTTCAAAATTTTCCTTCCTTTAACGCGGAGGCGATCCGTACCGGATCCATCGGTCTTGATTTGATTCCGTTCGTATTTATCACGATCGCCTGCGGGGCTGTTTCAGGTTTTCACGCGTTAGTCAGCTCGGGTACGACCGCAAAACAATTGGATAAAGAAGTGGACGCGAGACCGATCGGCTATGGCGGAATGATCGGCGAATCTCTGTTAGGTCTATCCGCGGTGATCGCGTGCACTATCGGGTTTAGTTCGGCGGGAGAATGGTCCGGCTTTTACCGTTCCTGGTCCGGCATCCAGGGACTCGCGCCTCAAGTGGGGGCTTATATCTACGGAACTGGAAGATTTTTAGCGCAACTCGGAATCCCGGAACAATTCGGGCAGGGTTTTATCGCGTTGATCGTAATCAGTTTTGCGTTGACTTCCTTGGATTCCGCCACAAGGCTTCTTCGTTACAATATCGAAGAAATCGCGGAGTCGACTCGGATCTCTTGGGTTCGGAATTTGATCGGAAATCGTTATGTTTCCAGTCTGATCGCCTGTGCGGCAATCGGTATGTTTGCGTTTATGGAGATCGAGCAGGACGGAAAGAAAAAACCCGCGGGTTTGGCTCTTTGGAAACTTTTCGGAACCACCAATCAACTTTTGGCAGGACTCGCCCTTCTTGTGATCACCATTTTTCTACTCAAATCGAAGAAAAAAATCAAAGTGGCATTTCTTCCTATGTTGTTCGTTTTAACAGTGACTCTCTGGGCGATGATTCAAAACTTTTTTGATTTTTTAATCGGACCGTCGCCCAATCTTCTTCTCGCCGGAGTCGGCAGCACTCTGATCATCCTAACACTTTGGCTTTTGGTGGAAGCGACGCTCACTTGGAATCGCATTCGAAAAGTATGA
- a CDS encoding HPP family protein yields MFFWISRGVSETYIPPARPEIVQPLHPILPSAPSKKIETEEKETPERKSFSNVPQEIAFQYKVNASLSETRSKMGEFLSALTAGDLLTSPVVSFSEQDSVERAEEIFFQKRFRHVPILDEKSTLCGILSDRDWMRWKLTHVSSETEQGKTIGQIMKTRVLSVHRNAGIGEIAKVLFEERIGCLPVVNERIQVIGIITRSDVLRAILKVNEREFLA; encoded by the coding sequence TTGTTTTTCTGGATTTCGCGCGGAGTTTCGGAAACGTATATCCCTCCTGCCCGACCGGAAATCGTACAACCTTTACATCCCATTCTACCTTCCGCCCCATCTAAAAAAATAGAAACGGAAGAAAAGGAAACTCCAGAACGGAAATCGTTTTCGAATGTCCCCCAAGAGATCGCTTTTCAATACAAGGTCAATGCTTCGCTCAGCGAAACTCGATCCAAGATGGGAGAATTTTTATCCGCTCTGACTGCGGGAGATCTTTTGACTTCTCCGGTCGTGAGTTTTTCCGAACAGGATTCCGTTGAAAGAGCGGAAGAGATTTTTTTTCAAAAACGATTTAGACACGTTCCGATTCTGGATGAAAAATCCACGTTATGCGGAATTTTATCGGACCGAGATTGGATGCGTTGGAAGTTGACTCATGTCTCCTCCGAAACGGAGCAGGGAAAGACGATCGGACAAATTATGAAGACAAGAGTTCTTTCCGTTCATAGAAACGCGGGAATCGGAGAAATCGCAAAGGTTCTTTTTGAAGAAAGAATCGGATGTCTTCCCGTGGTCAACGAACGGATTCAGGTCATAGGAATCATCACTCGTAGCGACGTCTTACGGGCGATTTTAAAAGTCAATGAAAGGGAATTTCTGGCTTGA
- a CDS encoding J domain-containing protein translates to MQTRSFEQIRSSLEDIIFDIQSGCTNCEWFLPVEKIIAALNIRKEDYYRIFYDLRNEVHFSSRAASGFNETQADSLIQLLSKILKIEGIGDEFAKSGIYFDDNYLSELQISLKENIQHRLERHELDRELLLLLSSATIDFEDAFDSYFDDKFSFERIVENGVSDFMELKSIQGDFGADVFLKNHIFSILNTKVFYLREITREYRDRAYYELFGTFRKKPKKKKTVSVFQEMDPETQRHLDVLGFDAPCTLEELKKRFKELIKKYHPDINKDGLEMTQRIITSYNFLIMRMS, encoded by the coding sequence ATGCAGACTCGGAGTTTTGAACAGATTCGTTCCTCTTTGGAGGATATCATTTTCGACATTCAATCCGGATGTACGAACTGCGAATGGTTTCTTCCCGTCGAAAAAATCATCGCAGCTTTGAATATCCGTAAAGAAGACTACTATAGAATTTTTTACGACCTGAGAAACGAAGTGCACTTTTCATCCAGAGCGGCATCCGGCTTTAACGAAACACAAGCGGATTCTCTCATTCAGTTACTTTCCAAGATCCTAAAGATAGAAGGGATCGGAGATGAATTTGCAAAAAGTGGAATATACTTCGACGATAATTATCTTTCGGAACTTCAAATTAGTCTGAAGGAAAATATTCAACATCGATTGGAAAGACACGAGCTGGATCGGGAATTACTTTTGCTTTTATCTTCCGCGACGATCGACTTTGAGGATGCATTTGATTCTTACTTTGACGATAAGTTCAGTTTTGAAAGAATCGTGGAAAACGGAGTTTCCGATTTTATGGAATTGAAATCGATTCAGGGTGATTTCGGGGCCGATGTCTTTTTAAAAAATCATATTTTTTCCATACTCAATACGAAGGTGTTTTATCTTCGGGAGATTACTCGGGAATACAGAGACAGGGCTTATTACGAATTGTTCGGAACCTTTCGCAAAAAACCGAAAAAGAAAAAAACGGTTTCCGTATTTCAGGAAATGGATCCGGAGACACAAAGACATTTGGATGTGCTCGGTTTTGACGCTCCTTGTACATTGGAAGAGCTGAAAAAAAGATTTAAGGAACTTATTAAAAAATATCATCCGGATATCAACAAGGACGGTCTTGAAATGACTCAGAGGATCATCACATCCTATAACTTTTTGATTATGAGGATGAGTTAA
- a CDS encoding ATP-binding protein, translated as MIQTLRLLTFGKFKDSNFDLSSSVTVFQGNNESGKTTIFDALRLAVGSKFLTASQEPKKSILSRYGEKSPDGYQIIGDVPELSKETAPQYVHCISLREGELEFAFNNEKLIKPEFLRSKLLNNGVNLEGISSNLEKIHSPKTGGKDWTAFDILKKEISELKSIRIQLIAEIESLHSRSRENTDKEKRHSQDQERILDIKKNLIQIEKESNLETKIQKKLKLLELLSEIQKLKTASETLKKNFLYSKDESSVYETSGKEIETFQKNLSASETLFKDKQNAIEIKKKELESSQNELVTLQKMKLKAEDFQEKIDKILREERFTEEIRKSDIGSAQKILGGLVAASGFLGLIGTLGALFAWNLSPIATLAGALFSAGLFGIGFYLFIQKKESLETRYSVEKEKDFVLKRSEEWNLTFRENPIPSLEKIENLRLFFSKQIENREVKARQIEFLEKEIRTLHSDADSILPKIQLEKEKILELQSGRTTWLNERKATSIQEYHRQVAEYQSLSKEISENYRKLLANHPGKTPEDLENQWKTELSMMDEIPNQEIHSEQERYFRDSKKKELQDELQSLESGLKDLNEIILKEDIRIQERLPEKENRWIETIKALAAKEREFANLESKRKSAKFAQEIIEEISKDQSFQFKLIESEISHDLGFLLPKREILFEGIDKKESIRMQDLAGEFRPIDHLSGGTLATFYLIFKLFLARKTVSKNGILLLDEPFVHLDQGRIDLALNYLKRFQEETDYQICFFTKQDELAETILKTFPKTQLISL; from the coding sequence ATGATCCAAACCCTCCGACTTTTAACGTTTGGTAAATTCAAAGATTCTAATTTTGATCTGAGTTCGTCCGTTACTGTCTTTCAAGGAAACAACGAATCCGGTAAAACAACGATCTTTGACGCCCTCAGACTCGCAGTGGGAAGTAAATTTTTAACCGCGAGTCAGGAACCGAAAAAGAGTATTTTATCACGATACGGAGAAAAAAGTCCCGATGGTTATCAAATCATCGGAGATGTTCCGGAACTTTCCAAAGAAACCGCGCCTCAATACGTACATTGTATCTCTTTGCGGGAAGGAGAATTGGAATTTGCGTTTAACAATGAAAAGCTGATCAAACCCGAATTTCTCAGAAGCAAACTGCTTAACAACGGAGTCAATCTGGAGGGAATTTCGTCCAATCTCGAAAAAATTCATTCTCCTAAAACCGGAGGAAAGGATTGGACCGCGTTTGACATTCTCAAAAAAGAAATCTCCGAACTCAAATCGATCCGAATTCAACTCATCGCAGAAATAGAATCCCTTCATTCCAGAAGCAGGGAAAACACGGACAAGGAAAAAAGACATTCCCAAGATCAGGAAAGAATTCTCGATATCAAAAAGAACCTGATTCAAATCGAAAAGGAATCGAATCTTGAAACAAAAATTCAAAAAAAACTCAAACTTTTGGAATTGTTAAGCGAAATCCAAAAACTCAAAACCGCATCGGAAACTCTAAAAAAGAATTTTCTTTATTCCAAAGACGAATCCTCCGTTTACGAAACTTCCGGAAAAGAGATCGAAACGTTTCAGAAAAATCTTTCCGCATCGGAAACCCTTTTCAAGGACAAACAGAACGCGATCGAAATCAAAAAGAAAGAATTGGAATCCTCCCAAAACGAACTTGTAACTCTGCAAAAAATGAAACTCAAGGCGGAGGATTTCCAGGAAAAGATAGACAAAATTCTTCGAGAAGAGCGTTTTACGGAGGAGATACGAAAGAGCGATATCGGTTCCGCACAAAAAATTTTAGGAGGTTTGGTCGCGGCCTCCGGATTTCTCGGTTTGATCGGAACTCTCGGTGCGCTTTTTGCTTGGAATCTTTCCCCGATCGCCACATTGGCCGGCGCTTTGTTTTCCGCCGGTCTCTTCGGAATCGGATTTTATCTTTTCATTCAGAAAAAAGAATCCTTAGAAACCAGATACAGCGTTGAAAAAGAAAAAGACTTCGTTCTCAAAAGATCTGAGGAATGGAATCTAACGTTCAGAGAAAATCCCATTCCCTCTTTGGAAAAAATCGAAAACCTAAGACTGTTTTTTTCCAAACAGATCGAAAACCGCGAAGTCAAAGCCCGTCAAATCGAATTTTTAGAAAAAGAAATTCGAACCCTTCATTCCGACGCGGACTCGATTCTTCCCAAAATCCAACTTGAAAAAGAAAAAATCCTGGAACTCCAATCCGGCCGCACGACCTGGTTGAACGAAAGAAAAGCGACTTCGATTCAAGAGTATCACAGACAAGTCGCCGAATATCAATCTCTGTCTAAGGAAATTTCCGAAAATTACCGAAAACTTCTGGCCAATCATCCCGGTAAAACTCCGGAAGATCTGGAAAATCAATGGAAAACCGAATTGAGTATGATGGACGAAATTCCGAATCAGGAGATCCACAGCGAACAGGAAAGATATTTCCGGGATTCTAAAAAGAAAGAATTGCAAGACGAACTTCAATCCTTGGAAAGCGGATTAAAAGATTTGAATGAGATCATTCTCAAGGAAGATATAAGAATCCAAGAACGTCTGCCCGAAAAGGAAAACCGATGGATCGAAACGATCAAAGCTCTTGCAGCGAAAGAAAGAGAGTTTGCAAACTTAGAATCCAAACGGAAATCCGCCAAGTTCGCACAGGAAATCATCGAAGAAATTTCCAAGGACCAATCCTTTCAATTTAAATTGATCGAATCCGAGATTAGCCACGATCTCGGTTTTCTTTTACCCAAAAGAGAAATTCTTTTTGAAGGAATCGATAAAAAAGAATCAATTCGAATGCAGGACCTGGCCGGAGAATTCCGCCCCATCGATCATCTATCCGGGGGAACGCTCGCGACATTCTATCTGATTTTTAAACTATTTTTGGCTCGGAAAACCGTTTCCAAAAACGGGATTCTACTCTTGGACGAACCCTTTGTCCATCTGGATCAAGGCAGAATCGATTTGGCTCTGAATTATTTAAAACGGTTTCAGGAAGAGACGGATTATCAGATCTGCTTTTTTACAAAACAAGATGAACTCGCAGAAACGATTTTAAAAACGTTTCCAAAGACCCAACTGATTTCGCTTTAG
- a CDS encoding TIGR04452 family lipoprotein produces the protein MKTLLNRILILLLFSQVYNCVLFDTIGLSPGRIDGAEAATEIRDAAIVADIVNNAISPIASNGFVLSILSDRIAAINLDGYYVKSEVDACVNEIKGTTGYAIGSTLTILLQTQCTLTEDKAILDSPFPEF, from the coding sequence TTGAAAACTCTACTCAACAGAATTTTGATTCTGCTTTTGTTTTCTCAGGTCTATAACTGTGTATTGTTTGATACGATCGGGCTTAGTCCGGGTAGAATCGACGGAGCTGAGGCTGCAACCGAAATCAGGGATGCGGCGATCGTTGCGGATATCGTCAACAACGCGATTTCGCCGATTGCATCCAATGGTTTCGTGCTTTCCATTTTATCGGATCGAATCGCCGCGATCAATCTCGATGGCTATTATGTAAAATCGGAAGTAGACGCTTGTGTCAACGAAATCAAAGGAACCACGGGTTATGCGATCGGTTCTACATTGACGATCCTTCTTCAAACCCAATGCACGCTCACCGAAGATAAGGCCATCCTGGACTCTCCGTTTCCGGAATTCTAA
- a CDS encoding exonuclease SbcCD subunit D yields MIRFLHTADLHLSQKEKEYSLSVLREIVFAAIEEKCTHILICGDLFDRNSDIAALKKDVIEILKEFPGKIFYIPGNHEELGLSPGDYPISADLSPMSYPQKGESVKLWLEENDGVSAEFFGFPFRRNLDDSNIQFKPKTVLYRIALLHGTETKLVEYLGPSPEEADSILDSKPFQDAHFDYLALGHIHSKRHETSGSMIKAYPGSPRIVSMGESGPRSVNIISLGKNGTPVLKHRVLSSAGEYKEFSLSATLTGEVPDLVSVSSQFSKTDTVKINVSGIVEDEHIVSEILNRFCETAICRKIEIKKSDLKTSSALIDNPVAKLFYEKLKEKQSNWSGADAPDWNQILVLGLEQIEKNAGKK; encoded by the coding sequence ATGATTCGATTTTTACACACAGCCGATTTGCATCTCAGTCAAAAAGAAAAAGAATATTCCCTTTCCGTTCTTCGGGAAATTGTCTTCGCCGCGATCGAAGAAAAATGTACTCATATTCTCATCTGCGGAGATCTATTTGACCGTAATTCCGATATCGCCGCGCTCAAAAAAGACGTCATCGAAATTTTGAAAGAGTTCCCCGGAAAAATTTTTTATATCCCGGGCAATCACGAAGAATTGGGACTTTCCCCGGGAGACTATCCGATCTCTGCGGATCTTTCTCCGATGTCTTATCCTCAAAAAGGAGAAAGCGTAAAACTCTGGCTGGAAGAAAACGACGGAGTTTCGGCGGAATTTTTCGGCTTTCCCTTTCGCAGAAATTTAGATGATTCTAATATTCAATTCAAACCTAAAACGGTTTTGTATAGAATCGCGCTTTTACACGGAACCGAAACTAAACTTGTGGAATATCTCGGTCCTTCTCCGGAAGAAGCGGATTCGATCTTGGATTCCAAACCGTTCCAAGACGCACACTTTGACTACCTCGCCCTGGGTCATATTCATTCCAAACGACACGAGACTTCCGGCTCTATGATCAAAGCCTATCCCGGTTCCCCGAGAATCGTTTCCATGGGGGAATCCGGACCTCGCAGCGTAAATATCATTTCTCTCGGTAAAAACGGAACTCCCGTTTTGAAACATAGAGTTCTTTCCTCCGCCGGGGAATATAAGGAATTTTCTCTCTCTGCAACTCTGACCGGCGAGGTTCCGGATCTTGTTTCCGTCTCTTCGCAATTTTCCAAAACGGACACGGTCAAAATCAATGTTTCCGGAATTGTGGAAGACGAACATATCGTCTCCGAGATTCTCAATCGATTTTGCGAAACCGCTATCTGCAGAAAAATCGAAATCAAAAAATCAGATTTAAAAACTTCCTCCGCCTTGATCGATAACCCGGTTGCAAAACTATTTTACGAAAAGCTCAAGGAAAAACAATCCAACTGGTCCGGAGCAGACGCACCCGACTGGAATCAAATCCTGGTCTTGGGTCTCGAACAGATCGAAAAAAACGCGGGTAAAAAATAA
- the rlmD gene encoding 23S rRNA (uracil(1939)-C(5))-methyltransferase RlmD, with protein sequence MKPPASQSCQHYPECAGCDRLHIGYEKQLQHKQEEIATLLGGFKGLEILPIVKSPKEQMYRHKVQLPFGHRKIGKRSVLTLGLHNKENTFIIDQKECRIQDRDLTTVAFAIRHWARTENLSPYNEKNGSGLLRHIVLRKANASQEILVGIVTNTNEIPGRKNITNSLQSYIKQFLSKEKSKAEVVGILQNVNQRNTKVVLGEKETTWYGRHFIKEKIGELNFQIGLSTFFQVNPYQIENLYSLVVQDLPSDSIVVDAYCGIGTISLYVAAKSKKVIGLEENPNSIRSAIGAAKANGIENVVFTRGKVLQSLQSALNEKPDVVIVDPPREGLDSETKKILLNSKIGKILYVSCNPETLRRDSVELTKSFRYQKVTPVDLFPHTSHLESVSVFVR encoded by the coding sequence ATGAAGCCGCCCGCGAGTCAATCCTGCCAACACTATCCTGAATGTGCGGGATGTGATCGTTTGCATATCGGATACGAAAAACAACTCCAGCACAAACAGGAAGAAATCGCAACACTGCTTGGAGGTTTTAAGGGATTGGAAATTCTTCCGATCGTAAAAAGTCCGAAGGAGCAGATGTATCGTCATAAGGTTCAACTTCCTTTCGGACATCGTAAGATCGGCAAAAGATCGGTACTCACTCTCGGGCTGCACAATAAGGAAAACACATTTATCATCGATCAAAAGGAATGTAGAATTCAGGATCGGGATCTTACCACCGTAGCTTTTGCGATTCGGCATTGGGCGCGAACCGAAAACCTAAGCCCATACAATGAAAAAAACGGAAGTGGTCTTCTCAGACATATTGTTTTGAGAAAAGCCAACGCGTCCCAGGAAATTCTGGTGGGGATCGTAACCAACACGAACGAAATTCCGGGAAGAAAAAATATAACCAATAGTTTGCAGTCGTATATCAAACAATTCTTAAGTAAGGAAAAATCGAAAGCGGAAGTCGTCGGAATTCTGCAAAACGTAAATCAAAGAAACACAAAGGTTGTGCTTGGAGAAAAAGAGACGACCTGGTATGGAAGGCATTTTATTAAAGAAAAAATAGGAGAGCTCAATTTTCAAATCGGTCTTTCCACATTCTTTCAAGTCAACCCGTATCAAATCGAAAATCTATACAGCTTGGTCGTCCAAGATCTGCCTTCGGATTCGATTGTAGTGGATGCGTATTGCGGGATCGGAACCATTTCTCTGTATGTTGCTGCAAAATCGAAAAAAGTGATCGGTTTGGAGGAAAATCCGAATTCCATCCGATCCGCGATCGGTGCCGCAAAGGCCAATGGAATCGAAAACGTTGTTTTTACCAGGGGAAAAGTTTTACAGTCTCTTCAGTCCGCGTTGAATGAAAAACCGGATGTCGTGATCGTGGATCCTCCCCGCGAGGGACTGGATTCGGAAACAAAAAAGATATTATTAAATTCTAAAATAGGAAAGATTCTTTACGTTTCCTGCAATCCGGAAACGCTGAGAAGAGATTCCGTCGAACTCACAAAATCGTTTCGATATCAAAAGGTGACGCCGGTGGATTTATTTCCGCATACGAGTCATTTGGAAAGTGTTTCGGTTTTCGTGCGTTAA
- a CDS encoding ankyrin repeat domain-containing protein: protein MNQIQKTILENPKRKDSFWKCFLFFRAIKNGNLKKIESLLNQGFDPNANRYQGLSSVSLGVKYGNLQTVQILLNFGADPNSVDETTGMTPLIHSILEEGLTEILLLLIHRGVDLNQKDGIGMSPLHHCVNEGKLEPFRILLENGANPNIQDRDGVTCMNLAKSSHGMFEFAELLFKHGADPTIKDKHGKIYLM, encoded by the coding sequence ATGAATCAAATCCAAAAAACAATCCTTGAAAACCCAAAACGCAAGGATTCGTTTTGGAAATGTTTTTTATTTTTCAGGGCGATCAAAAATGGAAATTTGAAAAAAATCGAATCGCTTTTAAACCAAGGATTCGATCCGAACGCCAATCGATATCAAGGATTGAGTTCCGTATCTCTTGGGGTGAAATACGGGAACCTTCAAACGGTGCAAATTCTTTTGAATTTTGGAGCCGATCCAAACTCGGTCGATGAAACGACCGGGATGACTCCCTTGATCCATTCGATCTTGGAAGAAGGTTTGACGGAAATTCTTTTGCTCTTGATTCACAGAGGTGTGGATCTAAATCAAAAAGACGGGATCGGGATGAGTCCTCTGCATCACTGTGTGAACGAGGGAAAGTTGGAGCCGTTTCGGATTCTTTTGGAAAACGGAGCCAATCCAAACATACAGGATCGTGACGGGGTCACTTGTATGAATCTTGCCAAGTCTTCGCACGGTATGTTCGAGTTTGCGGAACTTCTTTTTAAACACGGAGCGGATCCGACGATCAAGGACAAACACGGAAAGATCTATCTGATGTAG